A genome region from Glutamicibacter arilaitensis Re117 includes the following:
- a CDS encoding citrate synthase: MTDTTSAQLHFGESNLELPVIQATEGNDGFGVAPLLKTTGNVTYDPGFMNTAATKSAITYIDGDAGILRYRGYPIEQLAEKSSFIEVTYLLIYGELPTADQLADFDNSLRRHTLLHEELKGFFGGFPRDAHPMPVLSSAVSALSTWYQDSLDPKDDAQVERSTLRLLAKLPVLAAYSHKKSIGQALLYPDNSMNMVENFLRLCFGTAAEPYIADPDVVKALDLLLILHADHEQNCSTSTVRLVGSSEANMFASVSAGIHALSGPAHGGANEAVLKMLREIQSSGISPEEFMAKVKNKEDGVRLMGFGHRVYKNYDPRAKIIKKTAHDLLAKQGKNELLEIAMKLEETALNDEYFISRKLYPNVDFYTGLIYTAMGFPEKMFTVLFAIGRLPGWIAQWREMIKDPELKIGRPRQLYMGETARDYPGYQA, from the coding sequence ATGACAGATACTACGTCTGCACAGCTACACTTTGGAGAATCCAATCTTGAGCTGCCAGTAATTCAGGCAACTGAGGGCAACGATGGATTTGGCGTAGCCCCGCTTTTGAAGACCACCGGGAACGTGACCTACGATCCTGGCTTCATGAACACCGCGGCTACCAAGTCCGCGATCACCTACATCGACGGTGACGCAGGCATCCTGCGCTACCGCGGTTACCCTATCGAGCAGCTGGCCGAGAAGTCCAGCTTCATCGAGGTAACCTACCTGCTGATCTACGGCGAACTGCCAACTGCTGATCAGCTTGCCGACTTCGACAACTCGCTGCGCCGCCACACCCTGCTGCACGAAGAGCTCAAGGGCTTCTTCGGCGGCTTCCCACGCGATGCGCACCCAATGCCAGTGCTGTCCTCGGCTGTTTCGGCCCTGTCGACCTGGTACCAGGATTCGCTGGATCCAAAGGATGACGCACAGGTCGAGCGTTCGACCCTGCGCCTGCTGGCAAAGCTGCCTGTACTGGCCGCGTACTCGCACAAGAAGTCGATTGGCCAGGCACTGCTGTACCCGGACAACTCGATGAACATGGTCGAGAACTTCCTGCGCCTGTGCTTCGGCACCGCCGCCGAGCCATACATCGCGGATCCAGATGTGGTCAAGGCTCTTGACCTGCTGCTGATCCTGCACGCAGACCACGAGCAGAACTGCTCGACCTCCACCGTGCGCCTGGTTGGTTCTTCGGAAGCCAACATGTTCGCTTCGGTTTCGGCTGGTATCCACGCACTGTCCGGCCCTGCCCACGGCGGCGCCAACGAAGCTGTGCTGAAGATGCTGCGCGAAATCCAGTCTTCGGGCATTAGTCCTGAAGAGTTCATGGCCAAGGTCAAGAACAAGGAAGACGGCGTACGCCTGATGGGCTTCGGCCACCGCGTATACAAGAACTACGATCCTCGCGCCAAGATCATCAAGAAGACCGCCCACGACCTGCTGGCAAAGCAGGGCAAGAACGAGCTGCTTGAGATCGCGATGAAGCTGGAAGAGACTGCGCTGAACGATGAGTACTTCATCTCGCGCAAGCTCTACCCGAATGTGGACTTCTACACCGGCCTGATCTACACCGCCATGGGCTTCCCGGAGAAGATGTTCACCGTGCTGTTCGCCATCGGCCGTCTGCCAGGCTGGATCGCACAGTGGCGCGAAATGATCAAGGACCCAGAGTTGAAGATCGGCCGCCCACGCCAGCTGTACATGGGCGAAACCGCTCGTGACTACCCCGGCTACCAGGCCTAA
- the dapC gene encoding succinyldiaminopimelate transaminase yields the protein MLELPDYPWNQLAPYRKQASAHPGGVVDLSIGTPIDDTPQLIQQALADAANSHGYPTTHGTLEVRQAIVDWFARGRNVTTLSTDDVMPTVGSKEMVAWLPLFLGLGAGDIVVRPKIAYPTYDIGAQLVGATPIATDDLSELTAEQRAQVKLIWVNSPGNPTGKVLDAAQLAGIVAQAREMGAVVASDECYAELGWDEYEGKIPSILDPEVNGGNLDDLFALYSLSKQSNLAGYRAAFVAGAPNLMPALVNSRKHAGMILPGPIQHAMAVALNDDAHVAVQRELYRARRAALRPALENFGLTIEDSVAGLYLWCTDSRPSFQTIEALAELGIVAGPGVFYGSAGERHVRVSLTASDERIAAAVERLNSSANR from the coding sequence ATGCTTGAGCTCCCCGATTACCCCTGGAACCAGCTTGCTCCTTACCGGAAGCAGGCGTCCGCGCATCCAGGGGGAGTCGTGGATCTGTCGATCGGCACCCCGATCGATGACACCCCGCAGCTGATCCAGCAGGCGCTAGCCGACGCCGCGAACTCCCACGGCTATCCGACCACACACGGAACGCTGGAAGTCCGCCAGGCCATCGTTGACTGGTTCGCCCGTGGACGTAATGTCACGACGCTGAGTACCGATGACGTCATGCCAACGGTGGGCTCCAAGGAAATGGTGGCTTGGTTGCCGCTGTTCTTGGGACTTGGTGCAGGCGATATCGTGGTTCGTCCCAAGATTGCCTACCCCACCTATGACATTGGTGCTCAGCTGGTCGGTGCCACGCCGATCGCCACCGATGACCTCTCGGAACTGACCGCAGAACAGCGCGCCCAGGTGAAGCTGATCTGGGTGAACTCCCCGGGAAATCCCACCGGCAAAGTCCTTGATGCCGCCCAACTGGCCGGCATCGTGGCTCAGGCCCGTGAAATGGGTGCGGTTGTGGCCTCCGATGAGTGCTACGCCGAATTGGGCTGGGACGAATACGAGGGGAAGATTCCAAGCATCCTGGACCCGGAGGTCAACGGGGGAAATCTTGATGACCTGTTCGCCCTGTACTCGCTGTCCAAGCAATCGAATCTTGCTGGCTACCGCGCCGCTTTCGTGGCCGGTGCGCCAAACTTGATGCCTGCCCTGGTCAACAGCCGCAAGCATGCAGGCATGATTCTTCCCGGCCCGATCCAGCACGCCATGGCTGTGGCCCTGAACGATGACGCCCATGTCGCCGTGCAGCGCGAGCTGTACCGTGCCCGCCGTGCTGCATTGCGCCCGGCATTGGAAAACTTCGGGTTGACCATCGAGGATTCGGTGGCTGGCCTGTACCTTTGGTGCACTGATTCCCGCCCGAGCTTTCAGACTATCGAGGCCTTGGCTGAACTTGGCATTGTTGCCGGCCCGGGAGTCTTCTACGGCAGTGCGGGGGAGCGCCATGTGCGCGTTTCCCTGACCGCATCCGATGAACGGATTGCTGCTGCCGTTGAACGGCTGAATTCTTCCGCCAATCGGTGA
- the fdxA gene encoding ferredoxin — MTYIIAQPCVDVKDKACVEECPVDCIYEGERSLYIHPDECVDCGACEPVCPVEAIYYEDDVPDEWADYYKANVDFFDELGSPGGAAKIGNTGTDHPLISALPPQNQG, encoded by the coding sequence GTGACTTACATCATCGCTCAGCCGTGCGTCGACGTTAAAGACAAGGCGTGCGTCGAAGAGTGCCCGGTAGATTGTATCTATGAAGGTGAGCGCTCGCTCTACATTCACCCGGATGAATGTGTTGACTGCGGCGCCTGCGAACCTGTCTGCCCAGTTGAAGCCATCTACTACGAAGATGATGTGCCTGATGAATGGGCCGACTATTACAAGGCAAACGTCGACTTTTTCGACGAACTTGGTTCCCCCGGCGGTGCCGCTAAAATTGGTAATACCGGCACTGACCATCCATTGATCAGCGCCTTGCCACCACAGAACCAAGGCTAG
- a CDS encoding putative acetyltransferase, with protein MLSFSDVTPGERLVVRYRLSDVRTGEHFSDALGELQEVTEQSVTIQTRTELVRIPREAITHAKRVPPPPARRRPRASRSE; from the coding sequence ATGCTGAGTTTTAGTGATGTGACTCCCGGTGAACGCCTAGTTGTGCGCTACCGGTTATCCGATGTGCGCACCGGCGAACATTTTTCAGATGCCTTGGGCGAGTTGCAGGAAGTCACCGAGCAATCGGTGACCATCCAGACGCGCACCGAGCTGGTGAGAATCCCCCGCGAGGCGATCACCCACGCCAAGCGTGTCCCGCCTCCCCCGGCACGGCGTCGGCCGCGTGCTTCGCGCAGCGAGTAG
- a CDS encoding helix-turn-helix domain-containing protein gives MPSDKLVQSRARALSSPLRLRILRLCLHESRTNKEIADILDLNPATSLHHVRTLVSNGYLAAEEARRGNRGAKEVPYRSTKQSWGTRIPDAAPMLVDTFLQEIEGLAPQEIQVVRLGLKLNEENQKELMSRLRSVIEDYAVRDPDPDGVATSLFLAHHLDLTGNTPKDQ, from the coding sequence ATGCCCTCCGATAAACTTGTCCAATCGCGAGCACGAGCTCTCAGCTCTCCGTTGAGGCTTCGCATTTTGCGCTTGTGCCTCCACGAGTCACGTACAAACAAGGAAATTGCGGACATTCTCGATTTGAATCCCGCGACCTCGTTGCACCATGTGCGCACCTTGGTCAGCAACGGCTACCTCGCCGCTGAGGAAGCACGCCGCGGCAACCGCGGGGCCAAAGAAGTGCCCTACCGCAGCACCAAGCAGTCCTGGGGCACCCGCATCCCCGATGCGGCCCCGATGCTGGTAGATACTTTCCTGCAGGAAATTGAAGGACTTGCTCCGCAGGAAATACAGGTGGTCCGCTTGGGCCTGAAACTCAATGAGGAGAATCAGAAGGAGCTGATGAGCCGCCTGCGTTCTGTCATCGAGGATTACGCGGTGCGCGACCCTGATCCAGATGGCGTGGCCACATCCTTGTTCCTTGCCCATCACCTGGATCTGACCGGCAATACGCCCAAAGACCAGTAA
- the typA gene encoding translational GTPase TypA — MSANTITRDELRNVAIVAHVDHGKTTLVNAMLQQTGAFDSHGETEDRVMDSGELEREKGITILAKNTTVFYNGPAAEGKKMTINVIDTPGHADFGGEVERGLSMVDGVVLLVDASEGPLPQTRFVLRKALSANLPVIIVVNKTDRPDSRIDGVISDSMDLLLGLASDLADEAPDLDLDAILNVPVVFASGKAGYASMNQPGDGTLPDNEDLEPLFETIIKHVPAPTYTEGEVLQAHVTNLDASPFLGRLALLRMINGTLRKGQQVNWARQDGTMKQVKITELLATQGLTRVPAEEAGPGEIVAVAGIEDIMIGETLTDLENPKPLPLITVDPPAISMTIGINTSPLAGKVKGAKVTARQVKDRLDKELIGNVSLNVLPTERPDAWEVQGRGELALAILVEQMRREGFELTVGKPQVVTKMVDGKVHEPMERMTIDVPEEYLGAITQLMASRKGRMTDMANHGTGWVRMEFMVPARGLIGFRTRFMTETRGAGIAASLAEGYEAWAGNIEYRINGSIIADRAGVVTPFAMINLQERMNFFVKPTEEVYEGMIVGENSRADDMDVNITKEKKLTNMRAASSDSFENLTPPRTLTLEESLEFAREDECVEVTPEAIRIRKVLLNANDRAKATRARARS; from the coding sequence ATGTCAGCAAACACCATTACTCGCGATGAACTTCGCAATGTAGCCATCGTTGCACACGTTGACCACGGTAAGACCACCCTCGTCAACGCAATGCTCCAGCAGACTGGCGCATTCGACAGCCATGGTGAAACCGAAGATCGCGTGATGGACTCAGGTGAGCTGGAACGCGAGAAGGGCATCACCATTCTTGCTAAGAACACCACCGTGTTCTACAACGGCCCAGCAGCCGAGGGCAAGAAGATGACCATCAACGTCATCGACACCCCCGGCCACGCCGACTTCGGTGGCGAGGTGGAGCGCGGTCTGTCGATGGTTGACGGCGTTGTTCTGCTCGTCGACGCATCTGAGGGTCCATTGCCCCAGACCCGCTTCGTGCTGCGTAAGGCACTGAGCGCAAACCTGCCAGTAATCATCGTGGTCAACAAGACCGACCGCCCGGACTCCCGCATCGATGGCGTTATCTCCGACTCCATGGACCTGCTGCTGGGCTTGGCTTCGGACCTGGCTGATGAAGCTCCAGACCTGGATCTGGATGCGATCTTGAACGTACCTGTCGTCTTCGCCTCGGGCAAGGCCGGCTACGCTTCGATGAACCAGCCTGGCGATGGCACCCTGCCAGACAACGAAGATCTCGAACCACTGTTCGAGACCATCATCAAGCACGTACCTGCACCGACCTACACCGAAGGTGAAGTTCTGCAGGCTCACGTCACCAACCTCGACGCTTCGCCATTCCTTGGCCGTCTGGCACTGCTGCGCATGATCAACGGCACCCTGCGCAAGGGCCAGCAGGTTAACTGGGCACGCCAGGACGGCACCATGAAGCAGGTCAAGATCACCGAGCTGCTCGCAACCCAGGGTCTGACCCGTGTTCCAGCTGAAGAAGCCGGACCAGGCGAGATTGTTGCAGTTGCAGGTATCGAAGACATCATGATCGGCGAGACCCTCACCGACCTTGAGAACCCGAAGCCACTGCCACTGATCACCGTTGATCCACCTGCGATCTCGATGACCATCGGTATCAACACCTCGCCACTGGCTGGCAAGGTCAAGGGCGCCAAGGTCACCGCTCGCCAGGTCAAGGATCGCCTGGACAAGGAACTGATCGGTAACGTTTCGCTGAACGTTCTGCCAACCGAGCGTCCAGACGCTTGGGAAGTACAGGGTCGTGGCGAATTGGCACTGGCCATCCTCGTTGAGCAGATGCGACGCGAAGGCTTCGAGCTGACCGTTGGCAAGCCACAGGTTGTGACCAAGATGGTCGACGGCAAGGTTCACGAGCCAATGGAACGCATGACCATCGACGTACCAGAAGAGTACCTGGGTGCTATCACCCAGCTGATGGCATCGCGCAAGGGCCGCATGACCGACATGGCTAACCACGGCACCGGCTGGGTCCGCATGGAATTCATGGTTCCTGCACGTGGCCTGATTGGCTTCCGTACCCGCTTCATGACCGAAACCCGCGGCGCCGGCATTGCCGCTTCGCTGGCCGAAGGCTACGAGGCATGGGCAGGTAACATCGAGTACCGCATCAACGGTTCGATCATTGCTGACCGTGCAGGCGTTGTGACTCCGTTCGCGATGATCAACCTGCAGGAACGCATGAACTTCTTCGTGAAGCCTACTGAAGAGGTTTACGAGGGCATGATCGTTGGCGAGAACTCCCGCGCCGATGACATGGACGTGAACATCACCAAGGAAAAGAAGCTCACCAACATGCGTGCAGCTTCCTCGGATAGCTTCGAAAACCTGACCCCACCACGCACCCTGACTCTGGAAGAGTCGCTCGAATTCGCTCGCGAAGACGAGTGCGTTGAGGTTACCCCAGAAGCAATCCGCATCCGCAAGGTGCTGCTGAACGCCAACGACCGTGCCAAGGCTACCCGTGCACGCGCTCGCTCCTAA
- a CDS encoding GNAT family N-acetyltransferase, translated as MRLGAALEIRELESQDEQQAIDAHHQLIAEDSEFLPTWSADEDWEDYIYRMSAGRRGEHIPEGWVRSGLFAAFDQGDLVGRVSLRYELNEGLLQVGGHIGYGVIPEYRRLGVARALCKFGLQELREAEIEHALVTCDSDNIASKSTIESCGGLLDAELPEIEVSDGPSKLRFWISTRSIR; from the coding sequence ATGAGATTGGGAGCTGCGCTGGAAATCCGCGAATTGGAAAGCCAAGACGAACAGCAGGCAATCGATGCGCATCACCAGCTAATTGCCGAAGATTCCGAGTTCCTGCCTACCTGGTCTGCCGATGAGGATTGGGAAGACTACATCTACCGGATGAGTGCGGGGCGCCGCGGTGAGCACATCCCGGAAGGGTGGGTGCGCTCGGGGTTGTTCGCGGCCTTTGACCAGGGCGATCTGGTGGGCCGGGTTTCACTTCGATACGAGCTCAATGAAGGCCTGCTTCAAGTCGGCGGACATATCGGCTATGGTGTAATTCCCGAGTATCGTCGCCTTGGTGTGGCACGGGCACTGTGTAAATTCGGATTGCAGGAACTTCGCGAAGCGGAAATTGAACATGCGCTCGTAACTTGTGATTCCGATAACATTGCCTCAAAATCCACCATTGAAAGTTGCGGTGGCTTGCTGGACGCGGAACTTCCCGAAATTGAAGTCAGTGATGGGCCCAGCAAGTTGCGGTTTTGGATTTCAACGCGGTCAATCCGCTGA
- the moeB gene encoding molybdopterin-synthase adenylyltransferase MoeB, with translation MTRAPLVSAGAELEPAELARYSRHLTLPGVGAEGQRLIANAKVLVIGAGGLGSPIASYLIAAGVGTLGVVDDDRVELSNLQRQIMHREHDVGRLKVDSVPRLAHELNQHVRITTVAQKLDETNAVALFSDYDLVIDGSDNFATRYLSNDAAEITGTPLVWGTLFQFSGQVSVFDPRTGPMLRDLFPEIPDADSVPSCAEGGVFGALCGVIGSVMCTEALKLITGVGTTLSGKLWLYDALDASVRTLSFSKDPKRDPVVELGQYQAAACGIEKQDLELSVGQLTEMEAQEAVLVVDVREGWEREIVAIPHSQHVPLAQLHEGELAELARSASKIVFVCKTGARSYQAAQNFASGPTSSIPVYSLSGGTLEWVKQVQGRDLAY, from the coding sequence ATGACCCGGGCACCCCTGGTCTCTGCTGGTGCCGAATTGGAACCGGCCGAATTGGCGCGCTATTCGCGGCACTTGACCCTGCCTGGAGTTGGCGCAGAAGGCCAACGGCTTATCGCCAATGCCAAGGTGCTGGTCATCGGGGCCGGGGGACTGGGAAGCCCCATCGCCAGCTATCTGATTGCCGCAGGTGTCGGCACCCTGGGCGTGGTGGATGATGACCGGGTTGAACTGTCGAATCTGCAACGCCAAATCATGCACCGCGAACACGACGTGGGGCGATTGAAAGTTGATTCCGTGCCGCGGCTGGCCCATGAACTGAACCAGCATGTCCGGATCACCACCGTGGCGCAGAAACTGGACGAAACCAACGCCGTGGCCCTATTCAGCGATTATGATCTGGTGATCGACGGCAGCGATAATTTCGCGACCCGGTACCTGTCCAATGACGCCGCGGAAATTACCGGCACGCCGTTGGTCTGGGGCACGCTATTCCAATTCTCCGGACAAGTCTCCGTATTTGATCCGCGCACCGGACCGATGCTGCGAGACCTGTTCCCAGAAATTCCCGATGCGGATTCTGTGCCCAGCTGTGCCGAGGGTGGAGTCTTTGGCGCCCTGTGCGGAGTGATCGGTTCGGTGATGTGCACCGAAGCTTTGAAGCTCATCACCGGTGTCGGCACTACCCTCAGCGGCAAGCTCTGGCTCTATGACGCACTGGATGCCAGCGTGCGGACCTTGTCCTTCTCCAAGGATCCAAAGCGAGATCCGGTTGTCGAGCTAGGGCAGTACCAGGCTGCGGCGTGCGGCATTGAAAAACAAGACCTGGAGCTGAGCGTTGGGCAATTGACCGAAATGGAAGCGCAAGAAGCGGTCTTGGTCGTGGATGTACGCGAAGGCTGGGAACGCGAAATCGTGGCGATTCCACATAGCCAGCATGTGCCGCTGGCGCAGCTGCACGAAGGCGAGCTCGCAGAACTGGCCCGTAGCGCGTCGAAAATCGTGTTCGTGTGCAAGACCGGTGCACGCTCCTATCAAGCCGCGCAGAACTTCGCATCCGGCCCGACATCAAGCATTCCGGTCTACAGCCTCAGCGGCGGAACCCTGGAATGGGTGAAACAAGTGCAGGGGCGCGACCTGGCCTACTGA
- a CDS encoding thiazole synthase — protein sequence METQNITELDSQTDPFQIAGRTLSSRLILGTGGATSLATLETALQVSGTELTTVAIRHFSAAGAGSVYELLQRNNVIPLPNTAGCFTARDAILTAHLAREALETNWIKLEVIADEHTLLPDPLELHAAAEQLAADGFEVFAYTNDDPALAQRLEDAGVAAIMPAGAPIGSGLGILNPHNISTIVSRANVPVVLDAGVGTASDAALGMELGCDAVLLASAVTRAHNAPLMAAAMRDAVRAGRAARLAGRIPRRETALASSPAEGMMKTLIGDFS from the coding sequence ATGGAAACGCAAAACATCACCGAATTAGACAGCCAAACCGATCCCTTCCAGATCGCCGGGCGCACCCTGTCCTCCCGCTTGATCCTGGGCACCGGGGGAGCAACCTCGCTTGCCACCTTGGAAACCGCGCTGCAAGTCTCCGGCACCGAACTGACCACCGTGGCCATCCGCCACTTCTCGGCAGCCGGAGCCGGCAGCGTCTATGAACTCTTGCAGCGCAACAACGTGATCCCGCTGCCTAACACAGCCGGATGCTTTACCGCCCGTGATGCAATTCTGACCGCGCACCTGGCGCGTGAAGCATTGGAGACCAACTGGATCAAGCTCGAAGTCATTGCCGATGAGCACACGCTGCTGCCCGATCCGCTGGAACTGCATGCAGCTGCCGAGCAATTAGCCGCCGACGGCTTTGAAGTGTTCGCCTACACCAATGATGATCCTGCCCTGGCCCAGCGTTTGGAAGATGCAGGGGTGGCCGCCATCATGCCAGCCGGTGCCCCCATTGGCTCAGGTCTGGGAATCTTGAATCCACACAACATTTCCACCATCGTGTCACGCGCAAATGTGCCGGTGGTCCTCGATGCCGGGGTGGGAACGGCCTCGGATGCGGCCCTGGGAATGGAATTAGGCTGCGACGCGGTACTCCTCGCCAGTGCAGTCACCCGGGCGCACAATGCACCCCTGATGGCAGCCGCCATGCGCGATGCTGTGCGGGCCGGCCGAGCCGCACGGCTGGCAGGGCGCATTCCTCGACGCGAGACCGCGCTGGCCTCCTCGCCAGCCGAGGGCATGATGAAAACCCTGATCGGCGACTTCTCATGA
- the thiS gene encoding sulfur carrier protein ThiS: MKTIGINFNSQPVDLAEGTTLRELISTSIGKELDGNSLAVDGSKLGIAAAVNGAVVPRSAWNTCLLAQGHSVELVTAAQGG; encoded by the coding sequence ATGAAAACCATCGGCATCAACTTCAATTCCCAGCCAGTAGACCTGGCCGAAGGTACGACCCTGCGCGAACTGATCAGCACGAGCATCGGCAAGGAACTGGATGGCAACTCGCTGGCAGTAGACGGCAGCAAGCTGGGAATCGCAGCCGCGGTCAATGGGGCCGTTGTCCCACGAAGCGCGTGGAATACCTGCCTGCTGGCCCAAGGGCACAGCGTTGAACTCGTTACCGCCGCCCAAGGAGGCTAA
- the thiO gene encoding glycine oxidase ThiO, translated as MHVNIVGAGIIGLAIAFELQSRAHTVTLIDPGPGHGASYAAAGMLAPAAETNWGHGELHQLLAASNAAYPQFIERIESVTGHRPDYLQNSTLVVAAEPADREALHELAELQVSLGLCAQKLLPSQARKLEPALAANIAGAVLCEEDHQVDPRSVLKILLAHLRPSLIEESVQTLLTKGERTVGVRTVTGRILEADQTILATGLGTVQGLPHLPLRPVYGDILRIQGPAGPPLITRTIRGIVHRDNVYLVPRKDGSLVLGASVREDAQPAVNIGAMHNLLDNARKLVPGISECTLNEATARARPATPDDRPLIGRLDPGLVLSTGYSRHGVLLTPLGARMTTDLIDGAEPGQFDLAVNPHRFATTTTLSTH; from the coding sequence GCATTCGAACTCCAATCCCGAGCTCACACCGTCACGCTCATCGATCCGGGTCCGGGCCACGGCGCCAGCTATGCAGCGGCAGGAATGCTCGCTCCAGCAGCTGAAACCAATTGGGGCCACGGTGAGCTGCATCAGCTGCTCGCCGCATCGAATGCAGCCTATCCACAATTTATTGAACGCATAGAATCCGTGACCGGGCACCGGCCGGACTACCTGCAAAACTCCACGCTGGTTGTCGCTGCCGAGCCTGCTGACCGCGAAGCATTACATGAACTGGCAGAGCTGCAAGTATCCCTTGGACTGTGTGCGCAAAAGCTGTTGCCAAGCCAAGCACGAAAACTCGAACCGGCGTTGGCCGCCAATATCGCAGGCGCGGTCCTGTGCGAAGAAGACCATCAGGTCGACCCGCGCTCAGTTCTCAAGATCCTGCTGGCGCACCTGCGTCCTTCGCTCATTGAAGAATCCGTGCAGACGCTGCTCACTAAAGGGGAGCGGACCGTCGGGGTTCGCACCGTAACAGGCCGGATCCTCGAAGCTGACCAGACCATCCTTGCCACCGGGCTTGGCACGGTTCAAGGCCTCCCGCATCTTCCGCTGCGCCCGGTCTATGGAGATATCCTGCGGATCCAAGGACCTGCAGGACCTCCGCTGATTACCCGCACCATCCGCGGCATCGTGCACCGGGACAACGTGTACTTGGTCCCAAGAAAGGACGGCAGCCTGGTGCTTGGCGCCAGTGTCCGCGAAGATGCGCAACCGGCAGTGAACATCGGGGCCATGCACAACCTGCTGGACAATGCCCGCAAGCTGGTTCCCGGGATCAGCGAGTGCACCTTGAACGAAGCCACCGCCCGAGCCCGTCCAGCCACCCCGGATGACCGGCCGCTGATTGGCCGCCTTGATCCGGGCCTGGTTCTCAGCACCGGATATTCCCGCCACGGTGTCCTCTTGACCCCGTTGGGCGCCCGGATGACCACCGACCTCATCGATGGCGCAGAACCTGGGCAATTCGACCTGGCAGTGAACCCGCACCGCTTTGCTACGACAACTACTCTGAGCACTCATTGA